The following DNA comes from Terriglobia bacterium.
TTGCCGTTGCCTGTTCGGACCTTGGCCCAGGTGTCTCCTTTTTGCAGCACTTCAAGCCGGTCGCCGTACTTCAGGACCTCAGCGACCGTGTGGACTGGGGCAGGGGTGTCCAGCACATCAAGCGATGGGGAAGTGACGTATTCCAGCTCCAGGTAATCTCGGGAAGGGCGAACCGAATGATAGTAAGCTCCACCGATGGCGGCCAAAACGATGGCTGATAGGAAAATGATGGACTTCTTCTTAATGGTTTCTCCCCCAGGTGAAAAAACTCACCTTGTAGTTTACAACTGCATCCGGCGAAATGTTACGCGTTTTCCTCTCGCATCATCCGGACGGCAGTCCTTGCAGCCATTCGTCCATCGATCTGGCACGTCAGCCGGCGTTGTGGCCGCACGCAGCGCGAGCGGATAAGGGGCAGTCGGCTGGGCGCGGTGGCGGCAGTGTGGTGTTGACAGAAGAACCGCCCGGCGCCTAATGTGACAGTGCCCGGATGCGATAACGCATGCGCAATCTCCCGGAGGCCGCCACGAAGATCCAACGATTGTCTATTCCCGGATCCGCGGGAAATCTTGAGGCGCTGCTCGAGTTGAATCCGGAGTGGATCCCGCGCCAGCTCGCCATCGTTTGCCATCCACATCCGCTTTATGGCGGATCGATGCACAACAAAGTTGTCTTCAGGGCGGCCAAAGCCGCCATCAATATGGGCGTACCCGCGCTGCGTTTCAATTTCCGCGGAGTGGGGCACAGCGAAGGAGAACACGCCGGCGGCATCGGAGAGCGAGAGGATGCCCGCGCGGCGCTGGATTACCTGACGGGGCGGTTTCCACGGGTCCCCGTTCTGATGATGGGGTTTTCGTTCGGGTCAGTCGTTGCGCTGTTTGTAGGTTCAGCGGACCTGCGGGTCAACAGCCTGGCAGGAATAGGGCTCCCCATAAACTCTTCGGATTTCAGCTTTCTCCGGGAAGTCCGAAAGCCTAAATTGATTGTCCAGGGCGCCCAGGACCAGTTTGGCTCCAGGGAAAAGGTGGCGCAACTCTATTCCTCCTTGCAAGAACCTAAACGGCTGCGCTTCGTCGAAGGGGCCGACCATTTCCTGACCGGCAAGCTGCAAGACCTGCAGGTGGAGATAGAGGAATTTCTCCAGGGCATTCTAAATCCATTACAATAGGAGCGTTGGCAGCCACGCCCCCGAGTAAATCAACTTTCGAGGTGGATCGATGGACAACCTTGAAGAAGCTGATGCCGGATCATTCTACTGCCCGTTGTGCAAAATCGAAGTTGAAGATCCGCTGGTGTGCGGTGATTGCGCAGCCGTCATATGCCGCCGGTGCGGGACTCCGCTCGAAAAAATTGACGAATTAGGAGTTGGCTGAAGCAGGCCGTCGCGGCCTTTGTTCATCCGCTGCCCCAGGCATTCATTCCCGGAGGGGCCGGGGTCCTGTCAAGTCCCCATCGCCCCTCGAAGCAATTCACTGGCCTTCTTTTCCCGTCAAAAAGCCGCTAATTCTCTCGCTGCTTTCACCACGTCAGCAACCTGGGGCAGCATGGCGTCTTCCAGGACGGGATGGTAAGGCACATAGACGTCTTTAGCTGCCACGCGGCGCACAGGCGCGTCCAGAAACTCGAAGAGTTCATCCGCGATGCGGGCGGCGATCTCTGCGCCATACCCCCAGGAGATGCAGTCCTCGTAAACAATCAGGGCGCGGTTGGTCTTTTTGACGGACGCACTGATGAGTTCCCAGTCATAAGGCTGGAGGGAACGCAGGTCCAGAATCTCGGCGCTGACGCCTTCCTTTTCAAGCTCCCTCGAGGCCTGTACAGACCGGTTGACCAGCGCGCCGAAAGTTATAATCGTCAGGTCGCTTCCTCCGCTTACTAACTCCGCCTTGCCGAACGGAATCATGTAATCAGGGCCGGGATAAGGCGCGCGATTGTACGTCTGCCGGTAAAGATGTTTGGGCTCGAGAAACAGCACCGGGTCGTCCGAGCGAATGGCCGTGCGCAGCAGTCCGTTGGCATCCAGAGCATTTGAAGGCATCACAACCCGCCAGCCCGGCAGGTGCGCGAAAATCGATTCGCCCGACTGGCTGTGATAAATGGCGCCGCCGGTCAGGTACCCACCCGTCGGGACCCTCACCACGACTGGGCACGAAAACACGTTGTTCGACCGCCAGCGCAGCGTCGGAATTTCATTTCGCATCTGCATAAACGCCGGCCAGATGTAGTCGAAAAACTGGACCTCGACCACCGGCTTGAGGCCGCGCGTGGCCATGCCCATGGCCCTGCCCAGAATGCTGGCTTCTGCGATGGGGGCGTTGTAGCAGCGGGCGGCGCCAAAATGTCGCTGCAGGCCGTGGGTGACCTTGAAGACGCCTCCTTTGCCTTTCACCAGGGCGAGGTCGCTTTCGTGGCTGCAGTCGGCAACATCCTCACCGAAGACCACAACCCGCGCATCGCGCGACATCTCGTCCCTCATGCAGGCGTTCAGAAGATCCACCATGGTTTTGGGTTCGCCGTGCGATTTTGCAGGATGGTCAAACCTCTCAGAGGTCGGATCAACCGTGGGCGAATAAACGAAGTCCATCAGGGTTTCCGGATCGGGTGGATCTGCGGCGAGCGCCTTGTCTGCGGCTTCGCGAATCTCACGGTCCACGTCAGCTTCCAGCGCCTTCAACTCCCCCTCGGTCACCAGGCCCTCTTGAATGAGAAGATGCGCCAGCTTCTGAATGGGGTCCTGCCTGGCTTCCTCCTGCCGGACCTCCTCCGGCTTATACATCTTTTCGTCGTCAGACATGGAGTGCGAATAGGGCCGGATGACGTGAGCGTGAATCAGCGCCGGCTTTCTTTGCTCGCGCACATAGGTAACAGCTCTTCCCGCAGCCTCGTAGCTTTCCATGAAATCCGTGCCGTCGCATTCCGCGATCAGGAGGCCGGGAAAAGTCTTGACCAGCGCGGAAATGCTTCCTCCGGCGGTCTGATCGTCAACCGGAACGGAGATGGCATATCCGTTGTCTTCTATCAGGTAAAGCATGGGAAGCTGGCGCAGGCAGGTGTAATTGAGGGATTCCCAGAACTCGCCTTCACTGGTTGCGCCTTCGCCCAGGGAAGTGAATGCAATTTCGTCGGTATGAAAGCTCGGTGCCAGTTCGGTGGCTTCGGGGACGTGGGAGTAATACTGGTTCGCTTCCGCCGCGCCGACCGCCTGGAGCACTTGGGTCCCGGTGGCGCTGGAGGAAGAGACGATGTGAAGAAGACGCGAGCTCCAGTGGGAAGGCATCTGCCGCCCGCCCGAGCTCGGATCGTCTTGAGCGCCAACGGTCCCTAAAAGCATATCCAGCGCTGTCAGACCGAGTTCGAGGCAAAGCGCCCGGTCCCGGTAATACGGGTAAATCCAGTCGGTCCCCGGCTTCAAATGCATGGCGGCTGCTACCTGGATGGCTTCGTGCCCAACGCCGTTGATCTGAAAATAAGCGCGGTTCTGACGCTTAAGCTGAATTTCCTTGTCATCGATTTTCCGCGCCAGATACATGACGCGGTAGGCGTGGACCAGTGAGTCCTTGGATGGCCGGGGTGGCTTATAGGTCGAAGTAACTGTAGCCATTCCGCTCCTTGGGGAAGAAATCCTTCTTAGTAAAGTATATCTTTTCGCCGCCCGCAATCTCGCCAGATATTATTAGAATTCGAGAGGGCAATGTCAATGACCGGCAACCGGCCATGTCGGGCGAGTTTTCTATTGGGTGTGGATGCACGTCTATGGTAGCATGAGCGAATAAAAGGCGAATGACGCACATGATGCTCAGAGCTCAGACAGGCAAATGAAAGTCCCGTCAGAAACCAAGCTGATGCCCCAAGCCAGTGGAATTCAAGGCCGATCCGGCGATGCGGCCTCCATCGAGAACGTCGTTCGGGAAATTCAGAGCGGCTTCAAAGGCTCCCGGCGCGAAGGGGGCGTGACGGCCCTGCGGCATTACCCGGCGCGGGAAGCGCGAGTTGTTCCATTTCCCGATTTTCTTCCCGAGCGCGTGACGAAAGCGCTGAGTTCAAGGGGAGTTGAAAGCCTCTACTCGCATCAGGCCGCCGCTGCAACCCTGGCCTGGGAAGGCAGGAATATTGTTGTCGTCACCCCTACGGCCTCGGGCAAAACTCTCTGTTACAACCTGCCGATCCTGAGCGCCCTAGTCGAAAACCCGGATGCGCGGGCGCTTTATCTTTTTCCCACCAAGGCCCTGTCACAGGACCAACTGGTGGAATTGAATCGCTGGGCTGAAATACTCGGCGATGATCTTCGGACGTTTACCTATGACGGCGACACTCCCCAGGACGCGCGCAGAGCCATTCGGGCCCAGGCCAACCTGGTAATCACCAACCCGGACATGCTCCACACAGGCATCCTGCCTCACCACACTAAATGGGAGCGGCTGTTTGAAAATCTGCGATACGTTGTCATTGACGAACTGCACTATTACCGCGGCGTTTTCGGCAGCCACCTGGCGAACGTCATCCGGAGGCTCAAGCGCATCGCGGAGTTCTACGGCAGCCGCCCGCAATTTATATGCACCTCGGCGACCATCGCCAACCCGGCTGAGCTGGCCACACGCATTATCGAGCAGGACGTCGTGCTGGTTGACGAAAACGGAGCGCCCGCGGCTGAAAAATACTTTGTTCTCTATAATCCGCCAGTGGTCAATCCGCAGCTCGGCATTCGCCGGTCTTACCTGAATGAAACGCGCCGCCTGGCGAAGGTCTTTATGATGCGCGGCCTGGAAACCATTGTCTTCGCCAATTCACGCCTGGCAACGGAAATCCTGGTGACTTATCTCAAGGAAGATTTTGCCCGGCGTCCGGTGGGGCCGGAAGTTGTCCGAGGTTACCGGGGCGGCTACTTGCCGCTCGAGCGGCGCGAGATTGAGCGCGACCTTCGCGAAGGGCGTTTGCTGGGCGTGATTGCCACCAACGCGCTGGAATTGGGAATCGACATCGGAAGCCTCGACGTTGCGGTGATGGCGGGCTATCCGGGAACGATTGCTTCCACCTGGCAGCGTGCCGGCAGGGCAGGCCGCCGCGAAGGGAGTTCTGCCGCTTTGCTGGTGGCTTCGAGCGCGCCGCTCGACCAGTTTATCGTCCAGAACCCGGACTATTTTTTTGACCACTCACCCGAGCACGGCCACGTCAATCCGGACAACCTGCAGATCCTGCTCAACCACTTGAAGTGTGCTGCTTTCGAACTGCCTGTGAAAGAGGATGAGAAATTTGGCGGCCTCGATCTCAAGATGCTCTGCAAGCATCTTGAGGATCTCGGATTCCTTCACAAGACCAGTGAGGGCTGGCACTGGATCTCCGAGAGCTATCCGGCGGACGCCATCAGTCTGCGGTCCGTTTCTTCGGACAATTTTGTCATCGTTGACGTCACCGGCGAGCCACGCGTTATCGGCGAAGTGGATTTTTCCAGCGCGCTCACCACGGTGCATGAGAAGGCGATCTACCTCCAGGATGGCCAGCAGTATCACGTGGAGCGGTTGGATTACGATGAGCGCAAGGCCTATGTCCGCCAGTGCGATTCCGAGTACTACACCGACGCCATTTCCTACACGAAAATCAAGATTTTGGAGCATTTTGATTCCGCGCCCGCCGGGCCTGCATTCAGGAACCACGGCGAGGTCCAGGTGAATACGCAGGTGGTGGGATTCAAGAAGATCAAATTCCACACCATGCAGAATGTCGGTTCGGGCGAACTGATGCTGCCCGAGCAGGAGATGCACACGACGGCGTTCTGGTTGACGCTCCCCCAGGCATTGCTGGACGCCATGCCCTACTCGCGCGATGACCGGATGAACGGCGTGCAGGGGCTTGCCCACGCCTTGCAGGCGATTGGCACGCTCCTGATGATGTGCGACGCGCGCGATCTGGGCGTGGCGGTTGGTGAGAATCTGGCCGTCGCGGAGGACCTTGCAGCTTTGCCTTCGAATCAGGGCCGTCCTGCGGTCTACACAAAGATCTTTGAGCCCAACATCTACCTTTACGATAAGTATCCCGGCGGGGTTGGATTCAGCGAACCGTTGTTCCGGCTGAGCCCGAGCCTGCTTGAAAACACACGGCGCCTGATCCTGAATTGTCCTTGCGAGTCGGGATGTCCTTCGTGTGTGGGTCCCGTGGGTGAAGTGGGAGAGAAGGGCAAAGAAGTTGCACTGGCGATTTTGAGTGCTGTTTTGCAGGCGTCATCCTGATCCCGCGTAGCGCCGCCGTCCCGGCGGCATTTTTCAAGGCCGGCAGGATGCCGGCGTTAGGGAAATGTATTACCGTAATATGCAATCCTCAATAGGCAGTCATGAATCTGGAAGAAAAACTTCGAGAGCTCAAAAAGGTGGCCAGCAAGACGGTGCATGAGGACGCGCTCGAGCGCCAGCTTGAATACCTGCAGCGGCTTGAAAAGAAGCCGAGGAAGGTTGCCGCCCTCGAGACGCCGCTCGGCGTTGAGCATTACATTGACGGCGAGGTTCGCTCTAATGGCCGGGGCGAGTATTTTCTGGCCACTCAGCTCCTGCCTTTTGGCAGGCCATACGGCAAGTTTTGCGTTGCGGATGTCGCCCACGCAGACCTCGCGCCGCTGGAAATGTTTTTGAAGGGAGAAAATATTCCAGCGGCGTCTTCGGTGGTTTATCTGGATACGGAAACCACGGGGCTTGCCGGAGGCACGGGCACGTGCGCATTTCTGATTGGGATTGGGGCCGCGGAGGGATCTGGTTTCCGGGTGCGCCAGCTTTTCCTGCGCGACCTTACGGAAGAGAAGGCGGCCCTGGATGCGCTGGCCGCCGCGCTCGAGCCCTACGAACTCCTGGTGACTTACAACGGCAAGACTTTCGATATCCCGCTGCTTGAAACGCGCTACACGCTGGCCCGAATGAAGTCTCCGTTCACGAGAATGGTCCACCTTGATCTGCTGCATCCGGCGCGCCGCTTGTGGAAACTGCGCCTCGAAAGCTGCCAACTCAAGAACCTGGAGAGGGAGCTGCTGGGCATCGCGCGGAACGGCGATGTGCCAGGCTCCGAAATCCCCCAAATCTATTTCGACTATCTCCGCACCAGGAGCGCGCAGGCGCTGCAGCCGGTGTTCTTCCACAACGCGCTCGACATTGTGACGCTTGCCGGGCTTACGGTTGAGGTGGGACAGGCCATTGCCAGGGCGGGCGACGGCGCCGATTGCGACAGCCTCGATCTGTTCAGCCTCAGCCGTGTGCTCGAACGCGCCGGGGCCTCAGAACTGGCACGCGCAACCTGCCTCCAGGCGATTGCCCGCGGCCTGCCGGAGTCGGTTGAGCCGCACGCCCTGTGGCATCTCGCTGCCCAGCACAAGAAGGAGCGAAGTTATGACGCGGCCGTTGAAGTCTGGATGAAGATTTCGGGCCTTGGGTCACGATATACGGTGCAGGCCTGTGAAGAGCTCGCCATCCATTATGAGCATCGTGTACGTGACGCGAATAAAGCTCTGGAATTTGCCGAAGCGGCCTGGCAGCGCCTTCAGGACACGTCCGGTTCCCACGCCTGGCTGGGGCGTCTCGCGCACCGGCGCGAAAGGTTGCTGAGAAAGGCGCAAAAGGAACGTGTTCCCGGCGAGTCCCAGCCTCGGCTGTCTCACTAGCCTCAGAGTCATGGTCCTTCGCTGGTCTTCCCTTTGTACTTAAAGACCTCTTGCTGCCGTTCAACGGTTTCCTGATTGGTCACAGAATTTGTCTTGATGGTTTGCAACTCACCCACAAGCTCCAGGTAGTCGGGACCGTCCTTCTTGCTCCCTTTTCCGCGCTGAGCGATCCCTGAAAAGCGGTAGTACATCTCGTGGATCTTGCGGGTCCGGAACTCAACATGATCGCCGTTGCGCTCGCCGATGGTTATGGGATAGCTCAAAATAGCGTCAGACTCCGATTGCCCCTGGAGCACGTCAATGTATCCTTTGAGCATCTGGTCTTCCTGCAAAATCGCCAGCGTGTTATAGGGTTGCAGGAATTCGTAATCGCCCGTGATGTCGCTTACCTGGCTTGCCGCCGTTTGGGCCTTCAGGCTACACGACGCAGCAAGAGCCATAAGAGAGACGGCCAACCAGGCAGTTTTCTGCACCAGATTCAGCGTCGGCTGGTGGTCCTTCCGCCCCGTTTTACAGTAGAACCTGCCCACTTGCAATCGCTCCTGTCCTGACTGTTTCCTTCCGTGTTTTGCCAGGAAGAAAGTTTAGTCCCGCTTCGTTTACCGGGCAAGCCACAAGCCTCTGCCGGCGCGTAGGCTGCCAGGTTCACACAAAATATCGTATGGTTCCCAGGCGCCCGCCACTGGCTACTGTTTGCTGACTTCGAGGAGCAGATGGTTCGTAAAACGCGTGGTGAGCGTAGGGTCCTGGCCGGTCACGGTTCCCAGGTCCTTATCGTGTTCGTAATCGAAAACTTTGTAGCTGCTGTTCTTATCAAGTCCGCGCAATTCGATCTTACCTTGCCACGGGACTGCGGGATCAGGAGCATAAAAGGCATAGTACATTTCGCCGTCCTTGCTGATGGCGTAGGCTTCCGGGAAGTCATACCCATAGGTGTAGAGGTTCAGGAAAGTGCCGTTTGAAAGCATCTTCTGGTTGTAGATCGAGGTCCATTTCTTCCAGATCGCTTCCTTTTCGGGCGTCAGATAAACTTCCTTGAAGTGCGGGCCGGGATTGGGCCAAACAAATTTGGTGCCGACCACCCCGCCGGGTCCAACGGTCGAAGCAAAATCCTTTCCCTTGTCGATTTCATCGCCGCCCTTGAAAACGATATCGGTCAATTCAACGTGATCTCCGTAAACGGCAGCCTGCGGGCCAAGAAGGGCCTTATACATCTTGATTCGCCGCCGCACCTGGACGGAACCTACGGGGTCCGCAGTTACCGCCTGGTCCATATAAGGCAGCCAGGCGAAATTCGGCGGAGTTCCGCAGGAGCAGCTTTGGGTCACGCTGTCGGGTTTGAGTGCCCGGGTAGCCTCAAAAATCTGTTTGTATATTTCCGCCATCGCGCGGATGGAGTCCTGCGGGGATTTGTGATGGTGCTTGGGGTTGTAGCACGCCGGGATTGTGTAAACGTTGTCCAGCTTGCTGCCGTCGAATCCCCAATCGCGAATGAATTTTTCCGTCAGTTTCTTGTAGTATTCCTGGACCGCGGGCACAGCCGGGCAGAGCGCGCCCAGGCCGCGAACCATTTTTGCGGGCTTGCCATTCTTGTCGAGGATCAGCCAGTCAGGATGCTCTTTTACGACCTCGGCTGTCTTGTAATGGTGAGACTCGTAACCGCCGGACCCGTCCTCTACGGCAATCGGCAGCCACCAGATCTGCACTGAAATCCCCTGTTGATGAAACGCACTCACCATCTTCTTGATGGAATCGCCCGGGAAAGTGTCTGGACGCGGGTCCCAGTCGCCATAAGTGTCAAACCAGCGATCGTCCAGCGTGGCCCAGCGGATGTGCATTTCGTTGAGCTTGGGAATAGTGCCCAGCATCTGTTTGGGAGTCACCTCGGATTCGTAGCCCCAGCCGCACCAACTGATCTGATAATCAGCGTCGCTGGGTTTGGGCAGGTCCCAGCCCTCGCGCTGCAGCGCCTCGGAATAAAGACGCAACGGCTCGTAGAAATCCCCAGAGTAGACCGCGACAAACCCGTGCGGCGTGGAATAAGTGTCTCCAGGCTGGAGGGTTGTGCCCGGCTCCAGCACCATGGAGGCGCTCACGCGATCGTTGGCGCTGACGCCAACCGGAAGCGAGAGGACCCATGGGATCGTTTCAATATGCCCGATGGCCTCGCCCACCTTGTCCGTCCAGAACGCCACCACTGGAATGCCGCCGCCCTCGCCCCTGCGCTGCATGCCGCCCATCAGGTTCTGCTGGGAGAAGTGGTCCGAGATCTCGACGACGTTGTCCTTGCCCCACTTCTCGCTCGAGCCCTGGTATGACCACATCTGGTAGGGCGGCACGGAGGAATCGGCGAGGGAGGCGTTCAACTGGTGGCTGTCAACAACAACTTTGTCCAGGCTGACCGGCTTGTTGGCGAGATTCTTGTAGGACGTGGAAGTTATCAGAAGGCGGGGAAAGTCATCGTAAGCTTCGAAAACGACGGACTCCTGGATGGCTGCTCCGTTTTCCGCTTTGCTCGTGCCGGTGATTTCAACCCGCTTGCCCAGTTCACCGAGCTTGCCGCGCGCGTCGGTGACCTTAACGTGATCAAAGTCGAGAGTGAAATCCGCGATCTCTTTTGCATCGACCGTTACCGAGTTTAAGGACCCGGGCCCGGATGAGTTGGGGTCATCCAAGGTAAGCCTCTTGCCTTGCTTCAGAAGGTACGCCCGTACGTATCCGGACGGCAACACCTCAAACTCGGCTGAAGAGGTTTTAATGGTGACCGGCCCGCCGGAGTTGGCCGTAACAGCAATCTTTGACGCTCCCGCGGTGGTGGGCGATGAACTGTTCTGGCAGGAGATCATTGCCAGTAAGCCTGCCAAAGCCAGACATTGCAGCGCTGTAATGGGACGTAATGGTCGGCGCATAGACCTATCCTCCCCGGGGAAATTCGCGTGAAATTCTGTCGCGGTTCAAGAGGCGATTATACTTCAGGCCAAACTGGGCTGTCATGCAGTTGAGTCTATGGATGCCGCAGCAGCGAAGGCAGCCGTGTCCAGAGCGCGACGCGGGAAGAAATCAAGGGGAGAGGTCCTCGCAGGCGCTATGGCCTGGCGCTTTCATAGCAGCCGAGGACGCGAAGGAAATTCGTGACTTCTTCCAGGTGCTCCAGCGCTTTCTTGCAGCGCTCTTCTTTGATGTTGCCGGCGAAATCAAGATAGAAGAAGTATTCCCACGGACGGCCGCTCACAGGCCTCGACTCCATTTTGGAGAGGTCGATATCGCGCAGAGCGAAAACGCTAAGGCACTTATAAAGCGCCCCCGGAACGTTCCGAGTTGAAAAAACGATGGAAACCTTGTTGGCCCGCGGCGAAACAATGGGCCTGGGCGATAGAAGCAGAAACCGGGTGAAGTTTTCGCTGTGATCTTCAAGATGGGTCTTCAGAATGCGCGCTCGATAAAAGGAGGCGGCAACCCGGCTTGCGATGGCGGCGGAACCGATGGGACGTTCAGCCGCCAGCATCTTGACGCTCCCAGCCGTGTCATAGAATGGAACTCGATCGACCTTGGGATGGCTCGAAAAGAATTTGTTGCACTGGGCCAGGGCCACTGGATGGGAATAGACGCGTTGAAGGTTGCGCAGCGTGGTTCCCGGAAACGCAATCAGATTGTGAACAATTCGCAGCTTAGCTTCGGCCACGATGTGCAGGTCATTCTTCAGCAGGAGATCGTAGTTTTCATAAACCGAACCGGCCAAAGTGTTTTCAATGGGCGCCAGGCAACGGGACGCTTTGCCTTTTGCCACGCTGGCGAACAGAGCTTCGAAAGTTGGACAGGGAAGCACCTGAATGTTGCGGCCCAGCAGCTTGTAGGCTGCTTCTTCGCTGAATGCTCCGCGCTCACCCTGGAATGCGATCGTCTCTTTTTTCATGCCGGGAGACCTGCGCCTTTTTCATTTGACAAGGACGAGATGCTATCACGACGACCTACGATGAACAACGGACGCTGTTTGAGTGCCCCGTACGGAGACGTGACGGTCCGCTATTAGATAAACGGGTTATGATCTTCCGGCCGGGAGGAGAGAGAAGCGCCGCCGTCGCCCAGCAGTCCTCTGAAAAAGAAATCGACGCATCCGCTCGTGAGCTCTTCCTGCGAAATAGGGCCTTCGGGATGGTACCACTGATAGAGCCAGTTGATGATGCCGAGAAGATTGAAGGCGGCGAGCGCGGGCGATATCAGGTGCTCATGGCCAGACTGGTCCTGGACCTGGACGATCAACTCCTCCAGATAACGGATGTAAGCCTTCTTTCGCGCATTGATCTTCTGGCGCAGCTCGCCTTTCAGTGACCGGTTTTCGTGCAGGATCACGGTGATCTCCATGTCGCGCGCGCGCACGACAAGGTCAATGTGTCCGATGATCGTCTGGCGAAGCTTCTCCCTGGGGTCCTGTATCGACTTCACCTTTTCGAGCACGCTCTCATCGAGAATATCCATGCCGTAGTTCATGATCTCGAATAGAAGGCGGTCTTTGCTGCCGACATGATGGTACAGTCCAGCCTTGGTGAGGTGGACGGCCTCCGCGATGTCCTGCATGGATGCGCCGTCGTAACCCTTCTCGTAGAAGACGCGCGCAGCGGTGCGGCAAATCTCCCGAAGCTTCTGTTTGGGATCAGCGGTCTCAGTCATAGAGCAATTACGCAGAACGAATGCGCCGTCAGTCTACCACACGCGATGCGGACTTCGGGATGAAGTATGCTGTATTCGGCGCGATGAACAGAGGCTAGCGTGTAAGACGCGCGCTCGCAAACGCAAATTTTACACGCTGTGCCATACTTCAACAAATTTTTCGTGAGCCCGAAATCTTCGCCGCGCTATCGATAAACTAATCACAATGTTTACAATAAATTAGAATTTTCGTAAAAATTTCACCAAAAATCCCAAGCGTCCCATTCAGGGGGGGCAAACGGGCAAGTATATAGCCTACGTGACTGGCATTGCGTTTCATTGCAATCGCCCCGCGCAGAACGGTCCATCGCCCTTCCAAGCACCGCGGCCGGCAGCGGGGCTTCGCCAACCTGAGTGATTTCGAGTGAGAAGAAGTTGCTGGAGAAGCTCGACTCCATGCACGCTCATCACGCGCAGCGCGGCCTGGTCAATTCCGCTGAGCAGCGGCCGCGGCGGAGTTTCCGGTTCTATTGCCGGGAGGGCGCGTCGTTGCTGTCAACGGACAGGCTTCCCTGAAATCGCACGGCGAAGTTGTAGACCGCGTAGATCGCACACATCGCAAAGGACGCGATTCAGGCGCCAGCCGGCGTAGCGGCGGTCCCGCCGAGCGGGACCGCCATTTGGCGAGGCCCCGTACCAGACGGTACGGGACGAGGTAAACTCGCCGCTA
Coding sequences within:
- a CDS encoding alpha/beta family hydrolase, whose protein sequence is MRNLPEAATKIQRLSIPGSAGNLEALLELNPEWIPRQLAIVCHPHPLYGGSMHNKVVFRAAKAAINMGVPALRFNFRGVGHSEGEHAGGIGEREDARAALDYLTGRFPRVPVLMMGFSFGSVVALFVGSADLRVNSLAGIGLPINSSDFSFLREVRKPKLIVQGAQDQFGSREKVAQLYSSLQEPKRLRFVEGADHFLTGKLQDLQVEIEEFLQGILNPLQ
- a CDS encoding dehydrogenase E1 component subunit alpha/beta; translated protein: MATVTSTYKPPRPSKDSLVHAYRVMYLARKIDDKEIQLKRQNRAYFQINGVGHEAIQVAAAMHLKPGTDWIYPYYRDRALCLELGLTALDMLLGTVGAQDDPSSGGRQMPSHWSSRLLHIVSSSSATGTQVLQAVGAAEANQYYSHVPEATELAPSFHTDEIAFTSLGEGATSEGEFWESLNYTCLRQLPMLYLIEDNGYAISVPVDDQTAGGSISALVKTFPGLLIAECDGTDFMESYEAAGRAVTYVREQRKPALIHAHVIRPYSHSMSDDEKMYKPEEVRQEEARQDPIQKLAHLLIQEGLVTEGELKALEADVDREIREAADKALAADPPDPETLMDFVYSPTVDPTSERFDHPAKSHGEPKTMVDLLNACMRDEMSRDARVVVFGEDVADCSHESDLALVKGKGGVFKVTHGLQRHFGAARCYNAPIAEASILGRAMGMATRGLKPVVEVQFFDYIWPAFMQMRNEIPTLRWRSNNVFSCPVVVRVPTGGYLTGGAIYHSQSGESIFAHLPGWRVVMPSNALDANGLLRTAIRSDDPVLFLEPKHLYRQTYNRAPYPGPDYMIPFGKAELVSGGSDLTIITFGALVNRSVQASRELEKEGVSAEILDLRSLQPYDWELISASVKKTNRALIVYEDCISWGYGAEIAARIADELFEFLDAPVRRVAAKDVYVPYHPVLEDAMLPQVADVVKAARELAAF
- a CDS encoding DEAD/DEAH box helicase, producing the protein MKVPSETKLMPQASGIQGRSGDAASIENVVREIQSGFKGSRREGGVTALRHYPAREARVVPFPDFLPERVTKALSSRGVESLYSHQAAAATLAWEGRNIVVVTPTASGKTLCYNLPILSALVENPDARALYLFPTKALSQDQLVELNRWAEILGDDLRTFTYDGDTPQDARRAIRAQANLVITNPDMLHTGILPHHTKWERLFENLRYVVIDELHYYRGVFGSHLANVIRRLKRIAEFYGSRPQFICTSATIANPAELATRIIEQDVVLVDENGAPAAEKYFVLYNPPVVNPQLGIRRSYLNETRRLAKVFMMRGLETIVFANSRLATEILVTYLKEDFARRPVGPEVVRGYRGGYLPLERREIERDLREGRLLGVIATNALELGIDIGSLDVAVMAGYPGTIASTWQRAGRAGRREGSSAALLVASSAPLDQFIVQNPDYFFDHSPEHGHVNPDNLQILLNHLKCAAFELPVKEDEKFGGLDLKMLCKHLEDLGFLHKTSEGWHWISESYPADAISLRSVSSDNFVIVDVTGEPRVIGEVDFSSALTTVHEKAIYLQDGQQYHVERLDYDERKAYVRQCDSEYYTDAISYTKIKILEHFDSAPAGPAFRNHGEVQVNTQVVGFKKIKFHTMQNVGSGELMLPEQEMHTTAFWLTLPQALLDAMPYSRDDRMNGVQGLAHALQAIGTLLMMCDARDLGVAVGENLAVAEDLAALPSNQGRPAVYTKIFEPNIYLYDKYPGGVGFSEPLFRLSPSLLENTRRLILNCPCESGCPSCVGPVGEVGEKGKEVALAILSAVLQASS
- a CDS encoding ribonuclease H-like domain-containing protein is translated as MNLEEKLRELKKVASKTVHEDALERQLEYLQRLEKKPRKVAALETPLGVEHYIDGEVRSNGRGEYFLATQLLPFGRPYGKFCVADVAHADLAPLEMFLKGENIPAASSVVYLDTETTGLAGGTGTCAFLIGIGAAEGSGFRVRQLFLRDLTEEKAALDALAAALEPYELLVTYNGKTFDIPLLETRYTLARMKSPFTRMVHLDLLHPARRLWKLRLESCQLKNLERELLGIARNGDVPGSEIPQIYFDYLRTRSAQALQPVFFHNALDIVTLAGLTVEVGQAIARAGDGADCDSLDLFSLSRVLERAGASELARATCLQAIARGLPESVEPHALWHLAAQHKKERSYDAAVEVWMKISGLGSRYTVQACEELAIHYEHRVRDANKALEFAEAAWQRLQDTSGSHAWLGRLAHRRERLLRKAQKERVPGESQPRLSH